The Hyla sarda isolate aHylSar1 chromosome 3, aHylSar1.hap1, whole genome shotgun sequence genome contains the following window.
GTTCTGAAATGAGATTTTCTTTGGGTTCGGTTTCAGGGTTTTATGGCCCTTTTTTTAAtctatatttaaatatatttgtattactttatatcctatacattaggtaaaatttgcatgtgctaTATAAGGAACAAATACAACCTAAAAGATATTGTGGACACTGTCTTCCTCCAGAATAGCTCTGAATGCACTGTAGTGATCCCCAGATAATGGACTACAGGGAGTATAGCAGGGCAGTCATTTTTCAAAGTAGGCACAAAAATTAAATGGTTCTACCCTGGTAAGTAATATTTTACTTCCAAATCTCCTGGAATTGAATCTAATGTTATCCAGAGGATTGTTAATTATTTATCCTTTACTACTGAGGAATCAGCAGAAGACACTAAAGTGCTGAGGATTTCCAGAATAACTAAACTGCATTAAAGCAGGTGTCTGCTTCTCAATGCCTTTACCTCTATATCATGCACTGCTTGCCATGAAATAGCGATCAATGTTAGTCAGCATGGTAACATCTCGGACAGATGGACATAAATTAGGCTGGGCATAGCTAAGTTCGATCATAAAGCCTTTTCTCTGTATATATTGGTATATGTATGTActgttttaaattatttttttttattaggaaagCTATACCAGACGCATAATCACTATACATTGATTAAACATTACCTTTACAATTAATATTCACTGAaattacagaataaatatatgcacATTTTGTAAAATCTTTGTGTATGGGATAGGCTAaagagtaagggggggggggggggagaagacatTAAAAGTGCTTCCTACAAAGCTGTTAGTGATACGTACCCAGTAGCATTGCTAAATAACTTGCAGAGAGctgcagaaaaaaaattcctggcaTCATCATGAATTCACAAAGATGTTGATCCCTAGCTGTCTCATGTACATTACTTTTCGGCATTGCAAAACAAAATAAATCAAATATACATTAAACCATGATGCTTTGCAGTGAATCCAGGTTTTTGGATGTTGAATTGTAGGTAAAAGAAAACGGATGAGCATTAGTGTTTCGAATGAGAACATTCGAGCATTAACCCCtttgcagttttttgtttttttttcttcaggcaTGCAGCAAACTGCATCAATTTACAGGAACTGTGCCATGGGCTTTTCTTTGTATAAGGAAGCCACAAAACCATcttatccccacccccccttcccaaAACCCTCAATTGAATAGGTTTAAATTACTGCCAAAAAAGGACACGTGGAAttatttatcaggatcagtacaaacaTCCCTATACCTTACATGGCACAGTCAAGTTTCTTAGAttcctatataaaaaataatgattGATAACATTGCTGGCAAAAGTCTGCGAAGGCACTTCAATTACTTATGATTAGAGTATGGCCCTTCCTCCAAAACAATTTGGGGAGCATAACGGTATCCTCTTGAATCATGCGTTTTTTTGGGGCGCTATGAAATTATGCAATATTAGAATCTATAGgtgtttttttccaggacttcgaGGTAATCCGGCTTGGTTTGGAGTTTGGCCCTTAACTCGAGGTATTCACTTTGGGTTTGGTCTGAAAACCCCTTTCCGGCTGAGAAAAGTAGGGTTTCTTTTAATCTGGCATCCTGCTGTAAATCAGGGTATTGCATGCCAGGCGGGTGTACgtgtaactcctttaatttggGTACTGTGCCATAAATGCAGTCCACAAACCCCACTGTGGGAGCTGGCCGTTCTCGGTCAATTATGCCTGGGAAGATTACCCCATTTTCATGAAAACTTGGTACTTCCCCACTTTGATTGACAGTAACTATAGTGTTAAGCTGAGAATTTGACACTGCCATGGTCCATTCTTTCTCTTTCTCTATTAAGGTCCTATAATttgtgttattttcttttgtttctGAAAATTCGTCCCCCATCTCTTCCTCTCTTGGTTTGTAGATGGGATTGTTGCACATTTGGGTTACTGGATGTGGGATGTAGTCATACACATGGCCAGGAGCCTTCTCAGGGGAGTTGTTTGGCCTATCCTCAAATATTCTACACTGCATTTGAATGCCAGTCAAATCAACCTCTTGTCTTTTTCGAAAAGGCAGTTTCTTGCGCCTTCTCAGCACAAAAGCAAAAAGGCCTGCAGCCACAAATACAGCTGAGAAGAAGAGTATTAGTAGACTGAGAATGAGGACTGACAGTGGAATGGCACCCCCGGGCGTGTTGTAATCGAGCACCGAAGAAGTGGTGGGCACCATGTTTCCAGGTAAAGCAGAAGAAACGGTAGCATGCAGCATCTCTGGACATAACACTTCCATTTCAATTGACTTTAGATCCTTGCTTGTTAGATTTTCAGGGCTTGTACACAACACCTCACCAACCACAATGACAGAGCTGATGGTGTCTATCCACTGTTTTAGAGGGACAATGTCACAGGAACAATCCCACGGGTTCTGCTTTAGATCAATTTGCACAATGGCATTAAGGTGCTCCAGAACTCCAGCCACGGGAAGATAAAGAAAGTGGTTATTTCTAAGGTTTAGCCTTGCCAGTGAAGTGCCTGCAAAAGCATCGGTTGGGAGTGTTCTCAGCAGATTGTCATTGAGAAATAGCAACTTCAGATTTGGCATTAGACTGAAAGCAGCAGGCTGGATCTCCCTTATCATATTATACTCAAAATATAAATAATTCAAACTCTGTAAACCCCTGAACATGCCAGGCGTCAGCCTTTCAATATCATTCCCGTTCAAATACAAGCTTTTCAAATTAGGAAGATTGATAAAGGCTCCTTCCTGGACATAAGATATTCGATTGTTTCCAAGGTGCAATAAATCCAAAgaagaaaaattccaaaaatcaGACCTGTAGATTTTCTGGATTAAGTTACCACTCAAATAAAGCTTCTTAGCATTGAGAGGTCTAGGCAGCAGTTCTGAAATATTGTGGATTCCCTTCTCTTTACAGTTTACAGTCAATCCCAAATCATTGATATGCAAACTGCATGAACAACCAGTAGGACAGATTATTGGTATTGGTGGTCTAGTCTGGTAGCCAGCTATTGGAGGCTGATTTGGGCCTGGATAAAGGCCTCTTGGTGTcggtggtggctttggagctctTGGCTGCTTGGTTGTAGTGGGCTGTTTATTTGATGTCTTGTACTCCACAGAAGAAGCAGTGACATGAAAGGATGACAACATAGAGGATGGCTTAGTAGGCCATGTATTTTCTCTGCTTGAAGGTAGTTGGGGTATACCTAGGCTTGCCTCCACCTCACTTTCTGATAACAAGGGGCAAAGTTTACCTCCCTTTATATCCCTTAGATCTTTGCCATGAAAGTGAAAGGGGCTTTCACATGTAATGTCCCCAACCAGCACAGTATAAGGAATACGTTCCAGCCAGCTTTTCAACTGTACAATCTCACAAGTACAGTTCCATGGATTTTCTGCTAGCTGGATTTCCATTATGCTTCTGCCTATGTGATCCAACATACCTCTGTAAGACAGGATCTTTAATCGGTTTCCACGCAAGTCCAAATGTGTTAAAGACACAGACTTGAATAAATTTGTTGGAAGCAAGGGGATATGGTTGTCGTTGAGAATGAGTACCCTCAGCTTATTTAAGTTTCTAAAGGCCCCGCTCTCAATCCTCTTTATGACGTTATAGTCTGCTTGTAGATACTCCAAGCTTTCCAGCCCCATAAAAGTGTCATTTCTAAAAATGTCAAGTTTGTTCTCATGCAAGTACAGCCTCTTCAGAACTTTCAACCCATTAAAGGCTCCTGCCTGAATGTCCTGCAATGCATTGTTCCCGAGATTAATAGACACAGCATTGTTCAAATGGAGAAAACTATTGGTGTATAATTTTCTCATCAAATTTCTCTGAAGGTACAGTTTAAAGGGTCGAGACCAGGATTCCGAAATCTGGCTAATATTTGTAAATCCTTTATTTTCGCAATAAATGTGGAAGAGGCTCTCCTTCACTTCACAGTAGCAAGGATCAAAGCATGGTTCGTCTATTTCCTCTGAATCCTCGATCAAGGGAATTGGTGTAGTCCATGCAAGAGCAATTGTGCTTAAAAGAATTATCCACAACATACGTCCATTTAGACGAGTTTCTGCTGGAGAAGGTTTCATTTTTTTGATCTGTAAGAAAAGctgaaaaacaaagaaaatataGATTTGACATTATTGAGCTTTTCAATCCATGTATGCTGGCACAGAGCACAGTAACAATTCTTTCTGCTTGATCATGAACACCAGACAATAGTTTTCATGATGCTGTATATTAATGTGTAAATAGGCAATTATGCAATGCTATTCGCTTTAATGCACTGTATTACATAATTGACACTTGACAAGACCAGCTCGAAGCACACGTACCGTGTTAAACACTATGCCTGCCatatatacacaaacagatcAGAATAACCAGGGACATATAAGTATTGAACCTTACCTTTTTTTCATGAGTCACAAGCAGCAGTAGTAATGACAGAAATAGCATAAGCATAGCCTCCTCTACCTAAGTATCTGGATAAATATACATAATGCTCGGTGCAAGGAAAATAAGATTAATGGCATGCATTTCATCCCGAAGAGTTTATCTGGAATAAGGACAAAATCATCATTGTTCATCCCGGCCAAATGTCAAGGTGGACATTTGATGTGAATGATTTGCTAATTCCGAGGTGAACAAGAAATTAATGCCAGGGCTATTGTATGCCTTAAACACCCATTAATAGATAAAGGAATGTACCCATAATTAATCTGCCCACACCACATGCCCACATGATCTTCCAATCTAGGGGGAAGCTGACAGCAAAATGCAGCTAAGTCTGAGATGATCCATGATTTAAATGCTCTGCCTGCCTTGTTCTGGGACTGAGGTTTCAGGACCACAGACCAACCCGTGAATCTATCTCAGAGGTGTTCACAGGCAAAATACCTATACATTTCCAGAGTACAAAAGTGAAGAAACAGACTCGGATTAAAGTCTATGATATCTATCCATATAAAGAAATCCCCATTGCCTGCATTCAGTCTATCACCTCATGCCACCGACATATTCAGAAATATACAAATTGCTGCATGAACTACTGTCAAATCTCTAGTAACATCCAATGCACCTGAATATTATCGCATCTCCTGGGTTGCCTACTATGTAGATctagcccccccaaaaaatgacaaTCCACTTAAAAACATCTTAAGTATCTACAGTATCAATAGAAAATATCTACAAAGACTGATAGAGATAGAAGAAGAGGAGCTTCTGGTTCAGCAATGCAAGGCAGTAAATAGATTGCTTGAAATAGCAGAGGAGAGAGAAAGACCGAGGGATCTATTGCAGCAATAGCAACAGCAGCATCAGCAGCATTGCCTCTCATCTgcaaatgtatgtatatatataaataaatctacAAGATACATCTCATCGGAGGTCACTGACAAATAAAAGTATCCAGCAATTGGATGAAATGATGTACTTACCAGTTTGCAGATGAATTTTAACATATCCAGGCTGAGTTTAAGGATTGGTGGTTCTCCCTCTCTGTCTTTCTCTTCCTATCTGCTCCTACTGAGTCtgaggcaaaaagaa
Protein-coding sequences here:
- the SLITRK3 gene encoding SLIT and NTRK-like protein 3 isoform X2; translated protein: MLKFICKLLFLQIKKMKPSPAETRLNGRMLWIILLSTIALAWTTPIPLIEDSEEIDEPCFDPCYCEVKESLFHIYCENKGFTNISQISESWSRPFKLYLQRNLMRKLYTNSFLHLNNAVSINLGNNALQDIQAGAFNGLKVLKRLYLHENKLDIFRNDTFMGLESLEYLQADYNVIKRIESGAFRNLNKLRVLILNDNHIPLLPTNLFKSVSLTHLDLRGNRLKILSYRGMLDHIGRSIMEIQLAENPWNCTCEIVQLKSWLERIPYTVLVGDITCESPFHFHGKDLRDIKGGKLCPLLSESEVEASLGIPQLPSSRENTWPTKPSSMLSSFHVTASSVEYKTSNKQPTTTKQPRAPKPPPTPRGLYPGPNQPPIAGYQTRPPIPIICPTGCSCSLHINDLGLTVNCKEKGIHNISELLPRPLNAKKLYLSGNLIQKIYRSDFWNFSSLDLLHLGNNRISYVQEGAFINLPNLKSLYLNGNDIERLTPGMFRGLQSLNYLYFEYNMIREIQPAAFSLMPNLKLLFLNDNLLRTLPTDAFAGTSLARLNLRNNHFLYLPVAGVLEHLNAIVQIDLKQNPWDCSCDIVPLKQWIDTISSVIVVGEVLCTSPENLTSKDLKSIEMEVLCPEMLHATVSSALPGNMVPTTSSVLDYNTPGGAIPLSVLILSLLILFFSAVFVAAGLFAFVLRRRKKLPFRKRQEVDLTGIQMQCRIFEDRPNNSPEKAPGHVYDYIPHPVTQMCNNPIYKPREEEMGDEFSETKENNTNYRTLIEKEKEWTMAVSNSQLNTIVTVNQSGEVPSFHENGVIFPGIIDRERPAPTVGFVDCIYGTVPKLKELHVHPPGMQYPDLQQDARLKETLLFSAGKGFSDQTQSEYLELRAKLQTKPDYLEVLEKNTYRF
- the SLITRK3 gene encoding SLIT and NTRK-like protein 3 isoform X1, yielding MLMLFLSLLLLLVTHEKKLFLQIKKMKPSPAETRLNGRMLWIILLSTIALAWTTPIPLIEDSEEIDEPCFDPCYCEVKESLFHIYCENKGFTNISQISESWSRPFKLYLQRNLMRKLYTNSFLHLNNAVSINLGNNALQDIQAGAFNGLKVLKRLYLHENKLDIFRNDTFMGLESLEYLQADYNVIKRIESGAFRNLNKLRVLILNDNHIPLLPTNLFKSVSLTHLDLRGNRLKILSYRGMLDHIGRSIMEIQLAENPWNCTCEIVQLKSWLERIPYTVLVGDITCESPFHFHGKDLRDIKGGKLCPLLSESEVEASLGIPQLPSSRENTWPTKPSSMLSSFHVTASSVEYKTSNKQPTTTKQPRAPKPPPTPRGLYPGPNQPPIAGYQTRPPIPIICPTGCSCSLHINDLGLTVNCKEKGIHNISELLPRPLNAKKLYLSGNLIQKIYRSDFWNFSSLDLLHLGNNRISYVQEGAFINLPNLKSLYLNGNDIERLTPGMFRGLQSLNYLYFEYNMIREIQPAAFSLMPNLKLLFLNDNLLRTLPTDAFAGTSLARLNLRNNHFLYLPVAGVLEHLNAIVQIDLKQNPWDCSCDIVPLKQWIDTISSVIVVGEVLCTSPENLTSKDLKSIEMEVLCPEMLHATVSSALPGNMVPTTSSVLDYNTPGGAIPLSVLILSLLILFFSAVFVAAGLFAFVLRRRKKLPFRKRQEVDLTGIQMQCRIFEDRPNNSPEKAPGHVYDYIPHPVTQMCNNPIYKPREEEMGDEFSETKENNTNYRTLIEKEKEWTMAVSNSQLNTIVTVNQSGEVPSFHENGVIFPGIIDRERPAPTVGFVDCIYGTVPKLKELHVHPPGMQYPDLQQDARLKETLLFSAGKGFSDQTQSEYLELRAKLQTKPDYLEVLEKNTYRF